In Drosophila teissieri strain GT53w chromosome 2R, Prin_Dtei_1.1, whole genome shotgun sequence, the following proteins share a genomic window:
- the LOC122612979 gene encoding S-phase kinase-associated protein 1, with protein MVRFETRDGRTIRVNLALLERSLVIREMCRVGQVPEDEDFILPLHGIHSDVLLKILLWAEYHEQHDEPAWVAKSDPLPAEEIELQTCDWDKEFLRVQIDSICDIMEGCNYLDIPWLYKLCAQKLVFHSRREPVWQFNKYLEKIPSLNEFQALFIEQIKNV; from the coding sequence ATGGTGCGATTCGAGACGAGGGATGGCAGGACGATCAGAGTGAATCTGGCTCTGCTCGAGAGATCCCTGGTGATCCGCGAGATGTGCCGCGTTGGCCAGGTCCCAGAGGACGAGGACTTCATCCTGCCACTGCACGGCATACACAGCGATGTGCTGCTGAAGATCCTGCTGTGGGCAGAGTACCACGAGCAACACGATGAGCCCGCCTGGGTGGCCAAAAGCGATCCTCTTCCGGCCGAGGAGATCGAGCTCCAGACGTGCGACTGGGACAAGGAGTTCCTTCGCGTGCAGATCGATAGCATCTGCGACATCATGGAGGGCTGCAACTACCTGGACATTCCCTGGCTCTACAAGCTCTGCGCGCAGAAACTCGTCTTCCACAGCAGACGCGAGCCAGTGTGGCAGTTCAATAAGTACTTGGAGAAGATCCCATCCTTGAACGAGTTCCAGGCCCTCTTCATTGAGCAAATTAAGAATGTATAG